From the genome of Nocardia sp. NBC_01503, one region includes:
- a CDS encoding MFS transporter, whose translation MAAATPAPPIRNARIALFAVFGLNGMLSALWIVHIPAVTERTGVSHSLLGMLILLMAGCAIIGMQAAGPLADRFGSRTLTATAAGLLSIALIGPGLATSPLALAIALAAFGIGMGMLDVSMNAQAVHIERAYPRPIMSAFHAFFSLGGLVGSLAGAATQRAHWSVHTTLTVSAIVGLALVAVCTPRLLPHAHATPAENAAPASQLDVTDYYAARGRRPTGSGDGPAAQPDRAVAGTARMVAGDDPATADPASTVRKVLVLGVIAFTVLMAEGVAADWSALQLRDRLGVDVGTAALAYGAFSTTMTAGRLVADRVSGRIGRVAVVRWGTILGAFGFGLIAISGWLPLTLLGWALVGIGLSGTVPQVFTAAGNLGSATAATDMSRVFGLGYMGLLAGPAIIGWLTKLVPLTTAMAVPLAALLLCALAAGAVGTRTRS comes from the coding sequence ATGGCCGCCGCGACGCCCGCTCCTCCGATCCGGAACGCTCGTATCGCACTGTTCGCGGTGTTCGGCCTGAATGGAATGCTCTCGGCCCTGTGGATTGTGCACATTCCGGCCGTCACCGAGCGGACCGGCGTCTCGCACAGCCTGCTGGGGATGCTCATCCTGCTCATGGCGGGCTGCGCCATCATCGGTATGCAGGCCGCCGGTCCGCTGGCCGACCGCTTCGGCAGCCGCACCCTCACCGCCACCGCCGCCGGCCTGCTCTCGATCGCCCTGATCGGTCCGGGGTTGGCGACCAGCCCGCTCGCCCTCGCAATAGCCCTGGCCGCCTTCGGAATCGGCATGGGCATGCTGGACGTCTCGATGAACGCCCAGGCCGTGCACATCGAACGCGCCTACCCCCGGCCGATCATGTCGGCGTTCCACGCCTTCTTCTCCCTGGGCGGTCTGGTCGGCTCGCTCGCGGGGGCGGCGACGCAGCGCGCGCATTGGAGCGTCCACACCACGCTAACGGTGTCGGCGATCGTGGGGCTGGCACTCGTGGCCGTCTGCACGCCTCGCCTGCTCCCCCATGCGCACGCGACCCCCGCCGAGAATGCCGCTCCCGCATCGCAGCTCGATGTCACCGACTACTATGCCGCACGCGGTCGGCGACCGACCGGCAGCGGCGACGGCCCGGCGGCTCAGCCGGATCGCGCGGTCGCCGGTACGGCACGCATGGTGGCCGGTGATGATCCCGCGACCGCCGACCCCGCGAGCACGGTCCGAAAAGTACTGGTGCTGGGCGTGATCGCCTTCACCGTCCTGATGGCCGAAGGAGTGGCGGCGGATTGGAGCGCACTGCAACTCCGCGATCGACTCGGCGTGGATGTCGGCACCGCCGCGCTGGCCTACGGCGCGTTCTCCACCACCATGACCGCCGGACGCCTGGTCGCCGACCGGGTGAGCGGAAGGATCGGCCGGGTCGCGGTGGTGCGCTGGGGAACCATATTGGGAGCGTTCGGATTCGGGTTGATCGCGATCTCCGGATGGCTGCCGCTGACCTTGCTCGGATGGGCGCTGGTGGGGATCGGGCTCTCCGGCACGGTGCCGCAGGTGTTCACGGCCGCGGGGAATTTGGGTTCGGCGACGGCGGCGACGGATATGTCCCGAGTATTCGGGCTCGGCTATATGGGGCTGCTCGCGGGTCCGGCGATCATCGGCTGGCTCACCAAGCTGGTGCCGCTGACGACGGCCATGGCGGTGCCGCTGGCGGCATTGCTGTTGTGCGCGTTGGCAGCCGGGGCGGTGGGTACGCGGACGCGGAGCTAG